The genomic interval GCCGGAACAATTCCCGGATGGCGGCTTCGCCCTCATCGCCGAGATCGCGGGAGAACTCATTGACGTAAAGGGCGATGTGGCTTTCCATGACCGGCTCGGCGAGCTCCTGGGCATGGGCGCGCATGTAGGCACGCGGCTCCTGAGGGTGGGCGAAGGCGTATGCGAGGCTGCGGCGGATGGCGTCGTCGGCTTGGCGGATCAGCTCGGCTCCCAGGTCGCGCCGGGCGAGGATGCCGCCTAGGGGAATGGGCAGGCCGGTTGCACGCTCCCACCAGGCGCCAAGATCCTCGACGGCGACCAGGCCCTTGGCGGCATAGGTGAAGCGCGATTCGTGGATGATCACCCCGGCATCGACCCGGCCTTGGGCGACGGCGTCCAGAATCAGGTCAAAGGGCATGACGGCAAGATTCTGATAGCCCTGGTCGTGCAGTTGCAGAAGCAGGTTGGCGGTGGTGAGCCGGCCGGGAATGGCGATGGTTTTGTCGCGAAGCTCCGCCATGGTCAAGGGTGAGCGCGCGACCACCAGGGGGCCGCAGCCGCGCCCCAGCGCTCCGCCGCTGCGCAGCAGGGCATAACGGTCGCGCAAATGGCCCAGGGCATGGTAGCTGATCTTGGTCAGATCGAGCAGCCCCCGGCAGGCCAGTTGATTGAGCGTCTCCACGTCTTCCAGGCGCTCCTCGACGCGCGCGCCGGGCAGGTTCACCCGGCCGTGGGCCAGGGCGTAGAAGATGAAGGTGTCGTTGGGGCAGGGCGAATAGCCAAGACTCAGGATGCGGCTCATCGGGCGGGATCCTCGGCGGCAAGGCATTGAAGCAAATCAAGAATCGCCTCCTGCGCGGCATCGACGGCGAGGGGCAGATCCCAGGCGCCCGGGTCGCGCTCGCCGGTGAGGTTGGAAATGCCGCGCAGGCCGAGAAAGGGCACGTCGAAGGCCGCGCACATCTGCGCCACCGCCGCGCCCTCCATGGTCTCGCAGAGGCCCTGCCAGCGTTCGGCGAGGGCGGCACTGCGCGCGGCGCTACCCGAGCAGGTCGAAACCGTGACGAAAGGCCCGGCCTGCCAGCGGCAGCGGCGGCGCGCGGCGGTGACCGACAGGGACGCCCGGGCCCGTTTCAGCCACGGGTCGCTGACCGGGATGCGGTTGAAATGGTCGCCCGCCGCGCCATGCACCAGGGTAAAGCCCAGATCGCGCAGGTCGAGAAAGCCTTGCGTCGTCTCCACCCCCTCGTCGCCGTGGATGTCCACGGTGGCCAGGGCGAGATCGCCGACGCCTAAGCCCTGATCAGGAAAGGCGCCGCCGCAACCGAAGGAAATCACCACTTGGGGTTTGGCTTGAGAGAGCAGCAGGGCGGTGGCGGCGGCGGCATTGGCCTTGCCCACGCCGCTTGAGACCAGTACCACCGGCTGGCCATGGAGGGTGCCGCGACACAGGGAAAAGCCTCCGGGCAGTTCACCGCACGCGTTCAAGGCGGCGCGGAGCCGGCCGGTTTCCAGGGGGGTGGCGGCGATGAGGGCGATCATGGCAGAACGATGTCCGATGGCCGGGGCCGAGGGATCAGTTGCGGTACCAGCCGCTGCGGATCAGGTCGCGGCGCAGCTCGGCGCCGGGATTGCGTACCACGCCGTGATACCAGAAGTGCTCCTGCGCGCCGCGGGTCTGCTCATCGGGCAGGTCGATGCGCTTGCGCTGGTCGGTGAGAATCTTCTGGAAGCGCTGATCGGTCTCGGCGATGATGTCGAGGATTTTCTCCCGCTGCGCCTCGGGCGCCTGATCGAGAACGTATTGGATGACGTCGCGCAGCTTCAGGCCCTGGCGATACTCCCAGAGATCGCCGGTGAAGCCGGCTTCGCATTCCAGGACAAAATCGTTCCAGTCGAAGAGCAGGTTGCCGAAATCATCCTCGGCGAACTCGGCGTAATCGCCATGGGCGGCCAGAATGTCCTCGATGATGTCCTGATCGCGCTTGGAGAGAAAAAACGAGAGACTTTCCTCCACCGGATACATATCCAGGCTTTCGGTCAGCTCGCGGCAGAAGTTGAGGTAGTCGAGTTCGGGGTTGGTCAGGGGATGCAGATCCGCCGGCAGCTCGGGGCGTGGGTGCCAGAGCAGGGACAGATGGTCGTGGCCGAAATCCGTGGGGAAGAGCAGCTCCGGATCATGGCGCAGGCCGAAGCGGTGAAACAGATCGGTGATGCGGATATGGTTGCCGGTGAAGCAGGTCAGCACCTTCTCCTCGGAATAGAACAGCTCCATGCCCTCGCGGTTGTTGGCGAGGCCGAACCCGACGAAACCGTCGTGGATGAGCCGCGTCAGGTAGGGATCGACGGCCTCGAACAACTCGTCCAGGGGCAGATAGGGCGAATAATAAATGGTCGGCAGGGGCCGCTCCTCGCCGTCGGCGGTGCGGCTGCCGCCGATCTGCTCCTCGTAGAACTCGAGGATGAAAAACGCCTCGCCGCCGAGAAACCGGGAAAATTCCCGGAACAGCTCGGCGATGCGGCCGGCGCTCAGTACCGCATGAAAGCGGTAGGCGTCGCGGGAATTTTCGAGCAGTTCGTAGGTGTAGCCCTCGTCCTGGGGATGGGGGCGTCCGGTGAGTTCGTCCCGCCAGGGGCGAAAGCCCAAGGGGTAGTCAAAGGGGCGAAGCGGGTGCTGCGGTTGATTCATGAAGATCCTGCGGGCCGGCGGAGGTGCGTCGCGGCGGAGAAATGCGGGCGAAAGCCCAGGACATGAAGATAAAAGATTCGCCGCGCCAAGTCAACCGGCCCTCCGGCGCCGAGCGATGATCCCGGCGGCGGAGCGCAAAAAACTTGAAATATCGATTTATTTTTGATAAAGCTTTTTAGCTTGAGTAAAAGTCGCGGTTGACAATTTTCACCACTTTCGCTATATCGAGGCGGAATAAAAAAAGGTTTTATTGCCTTGACGCAGACCATGGATTACAACATCGGCGAAAAAATCAAGAAACTGCGCAAGGCGCGCAAGCTTACCCTGCAGCAGGTGGCGAGCGAAACCGGCTTTTCGCCCGCGCTCATTTCGCAGATCGAGAACAATAACGTCTCCCCGCCCATCGCCACCCTGTCCAAGATCGCCAAATTCTTCGACGTGAAGATGGGGATGTTCTTCGACGAGGACGAGGTCGAGAGCAAATATGAGGTGGTGCGCCGCAATGAGCGGCGGGTGGTGTCGCGGGTCATCTCCAAGTCCGGCACCGGCCACGGCTACACCTACGAGGCCCTGTCCTTCCGCAAGCGCAACAAGAAGATGGAGCCCTTTCTGCTCACCGTCTGCGAGCGCGCCCAGGAAGAAACCCTCTACAGCCACGAGGGCGAGGAGTTCCTGCTGATCCTGGAGGGTTCGGCGGAGCTGATACTGGAAGATCAGCGGATTTCCCTCGATGAAGGTGACGCGGTTTATTTCGATTCGGCGGTCAAGCATCGCCTGCTGGCCCGCGACGACAGCGGCCTGCGGGTGCTGGCGGTGGTGACGCGCTGAGGGTTCGACACTTTATCCATCCCGGGGGCCGCCCTTGAGCGCCCCGGCCGCCAAGGAGCAGGCCATGAGCATTCAGGACCAGAAAAAGCGCTGGGAAGAAAAAAACATCAGCAAGGTGCTCGCCAAGAACCCCGAGCGCAAAACGGCCTTCAAGACCACCTCGGACATCGAGATCGAGCGGCTTTACGTACCCGCGGGGGATGATCCCGCCTACGCCGAGAAGCTCGGCTTCCCCGGCGAATATCCCTTCACCCGCGGCGTGCAGCCGACCATGTACCGCGGCCGCTTCTGGACCATGCGCCAGTACGCGGGCTTCGGCACCGCCAAGGAGTCCAACGAGCGCTACCGCTACCTGCTTGAGCAAGGCCAGACCGGCCTGTCCGTGGCCTTCGACCTGCCCACCCAGATG from Geoalkalibacter sp. carries:
- a CDS encoding methylmalonyl-CoA mutase family protein is translated as MSIQDQKKRWEEKNISKVLAKNPERKTAFKTTSDIEIERLYVPAGDDPAYAEKLGFPGEYPFTRGVQPTMYRGRFWTMRQYAGFGTAKESNERYRYLLEQGQTGLSVAFDLPTQMGYDSDSAMAEGEVGKVGVAIDSLADMEILFDQIPLDKVSTSMTINATASVLLAMYIAVAEKQGV
- a CDS encoding helix-turn-helix domain-containing protein, with protein sequence MDYNIGEKIKKLRKARKLTLQQVASETGFSPALISQIENNNVSPPIATLSKIAKFFDVKMGMFFDEDEVESKYEVVRRNERRVVSRVISKSGTGHGYTYEALSFRKRNKKMEPFLLTVCERAQEETLYSHEGEEFLLILEGSAELILEDQRISLDEGDAVYFDSAVKHRLLARDDSGLRVLAVVTR
- the mqnB gene encoding futalosine hydrolase; this encodes MIALIAATPLETGRLRAALNACGELPGGFSLCRGTLHGQPVVLVSSGVGKANAAAATALLLSQAKPQVVISFGCGGAFPDQGLGVGDLALATVDIHGDEGVETTQGFLDLRDLGFTLVHGAAGDHFNRIPVSDPWLKRARASLSVTAARRRCRWQAGPFVTVSTCSGSAARSAALAERWQGLCETMEGAAVAQMCAAFDVPFLGLRGISNLTGERDPGAWDLPLAVDAAQEAILDLLQCLAAEDPAR
- a CDS encoding 1,4-dihydroxy-6-naphthoate synthase, yielding MSRILSLGYSPCPNDTFIFYALAHGRVNLPGARVEERLEDVETLNQLACRGLLDLTKISYHALGHLRDRYALLRSGGALGRGCGPLVVARSPLTMAELRDKTIAIPGRLTTANLLLQLHDQGYQNLAVMPFDLILDAVAQGRVDAGVIIHESRFTYAAKGLVAVEDLGAWWERATGLPIPLGGILARRDLGAELIRQADDAIRRSLAYAFAHPQEPRAYMRAHAQELAEPVMESHIALYVNEFSRDLGDEGEAAIRELFRRAEGRGLIPPCPLPLFG